One genomic segment of Rhizobium gallicum bv. gallicum R602sp includes these proteins:
- the rpsA gene encoding 30S ribosomal protein S1, producing MSVATPSREDFAALLEESFAKNDLAEGYVTKGIVTGIEKDVAVVDVGLKVEGRIALKEFGAKAKDGSLKVGDEVEVYVERIENALGEAVLSREKARREESWIKLEAKFEAGERVEGVIFNQVKGGFTVDLDGAIAFLPRSQVDIRPIRDVSPLMHNPQPFEILKMDKRRGNIVVSRRTVLEESRAEQRSEIVQNLEEGQVVDGVVKNITDYGAFVDLGGIDGLLHVTDMAWRRVNHPSEILNIGQQVKVQIIRINQETHRISLGMKQLESDPWDGIQAKYPEGKKISGTVTNITDYGAFVELEPGIEGLIHISEMSWTKKNVHPGKILSTSQEVEVVVLEVDPSKRRISLGLKQTLENPWAAFARNHPAGTEVEGEVKNKTEFGLFIGLDGDVDGMVHLSDLDWNRPGEQVIEEFNKGDVVKAVVLDVDVEKERISLGIKQLGKDAVGEAAASGDLRKNAVVSCEVIAVNDGGIEVKLVDHEDITSFIRRADLSRDRDEQRPERFSVGQVVDARVTNFSKKDRKIMLSIKALEIAEEKEAVAQFGSSDSGASLGDILGAALKNRGE from the coding sequence ATGTCAGTAGCTACTCCCTCTCGCGAGGATTTCGCGGCCCTTCTCGAAGAGTCCTTTGCCAAGAACGATCTGGCTGAAGGCTATGTCACCAAGGGCATCGTCACCGGCATCGAAAAGGATGTCGCCGTTGTCGACGTCGGCCTGAAGGTCGAAGGCCGCATCGCGCTCAAGGAATTCGGCGCGAAAGCCAAGGATGGTTCGCTGAAGGTCGGCGACGAAGTTGAAGTGTATGTCGAGCGTATCGAAAACGCGCTTGGCGAAGCGGTTCTGTCGCGCGAGAAGGCTCGCCGCGAGGAAAGCTGGATCAAGCTTGAAGCAAAGTTCGAAGCCGGCGAGCGCGTCGAAGGCGTAATCTTCAACCAGGTCAAGGGCGGCTTCACGGTCGACCTCGACGGTGCGATCGCCTTCCTGCCGCGTTCTCAGGTCGATATCCGTCCGATCCGCGACGTTTCCCCGCTGATGCACAACCCGCAGCCCTTCGAAATCCTCAAGATGGACAAGCGCCGCGGCAACATCGTGGTTTCGCGCCGTACGGTTCTGGAAGAGTCCCGTGCCGAGCAGCGCTCTGAAATCGTTCAGAACCTCGAAGAAGGCCAGGTTGTTGACGGCGTCGTCAAGAACATCACCGACTACGGTGCGTTCGTTGACCTCGGCGGCATCGACGGCCTGCTGCACGTCACCGACATGGCATGGCGCCGTGTGAACCATCCGTCGGAAATCCTGAACATCGGCCAGCAGGTCAAGGTTCAGATCATCCGCATCAACCAGGAAACCCACCGCATCTCGCTTGGCATGAAACAGCTCGAAAGCGATCCGTGGGATGGCATCCAGGCCAAGTATCCGGAAGGCAAGAAGATTTCCGGTACAGTCACGAACATCACCGACTACGGTGCCTTCGTCGAGCTGGAGCCGGGCATCGAAGGCCTGATCCACATCTCGGAAATGTCCTGGACCAAGAAGAACGTACACCCCGGCAAGATCCTGTCCACGAGCCAGGAAGTCGAAGTCGTCGTCCTCGAAGTCGATCCGTCCAAGCGCCGTATTTCGCTCGGCCTCAAGCAGACGCTGGAAAATCCGTGGGCAGCATTCGCCCGCAATCATCCGGCCGGCACTGAAGTCGAAGGCGAAGTCAAGAACAAGACCGAATTCGGCTTGTTCATCGGTCTCGACGGCGACGTTGACGGCATGGTGCATCTCTCCGACCTCGACTGGAACCGTCCGGGCGAGCAGGTCATCGAAGAGTTCAACAAGGGTGACGTCGTCAAGGCAGTCGTTCTCGACGTCGACGTCGAGAAGGAACGGATCTCGCTCGGCATCAAGCAGCTCGGCAAGGATGCGGTTGGCGAAGCAGCTGCTTCCGGCGACCTGCGCAAGAATGCAGTCGTTTCCTGCGAGGTCATCGCAGTCAACGACGGCGGCATCGAAGTGAAGCTCGTCGACCACGAAGACATCACGTCGTTCATCCGCCGCGCAGACCTCTCGCGCGACCGCGACGAACAGCGTCCGGAACGCTTCTCGGTTGGCCAGGTTGTTGACGCCCGCGTCACCAACTTCTCCAAGAAGGACCGCAAGATCATGCTGTCCATCAAGGCGCTGGAAATCGCAGAAGAGAAGGAAGCTGTCGCTCAGTTCGGTTCATCCGATAGCGGCGCTTCGCTCGGCGACATCCTTGGCGCGGCTCTGAAGAACCGCGGCGAGTAA
- the cmk gene encoding (d)CMP kinase, giving the protein MSKTFTIAIDGPAAAGKGTLSRQIADEYGFHHLDTGLTYRAAAKALLDAGLPLDNEQVAEKMAREVELGDLERDILAKHEIGEAASKIAVMPAVRRALVEAQRRFSEKAPGTVIDGRDIGTVVCPDAPVKLYVTASPEVRARRRYEEIIGKGGTADFDAIFEDVKRRDERDMGRADSPLKPAEEAHLLDTSEMSIEAAFQAAKSIIDAALSRNN; this is encoded by the coding sequence GGCAGATCGCCGATGAGTACGGCTTTCATCATCTCGATACTGGTCTGACTTATCGAGCGGCTGCGAAGGCGTTGCTCGATGCCGGCCTGCCGCTCGATAACGAGCAGGTCGCCGAAAAGATGGCCCGCGAGGTTGAACTGGGCGACCTCGAACGCGATATACTTGCAAAGCATGAGATCGGCGAAGCCGCCTCAAAGATTGCCGTCATGCCGGCCGTGCGCCGGGCGCTGGTTGAGGCGCAGCGGCGGTTTTCGGAGAAGGCTCCCGGAACAGTGATCGACGGACGTGATATCGGCACCGTCGTATGCCCGGATGCGCCGGTGAAGCTTTATGTGACGGCTTCCCCGGAGGTGCGCGCCAGGCGCCGCTACGAAGAGATCATCGGCAAGGGAGGAACGGCGGATTTCGATGCGATCTTCGAGGACGTGAAGCGACGCGACGAACGCGATATGGGACGGGCCGACAGCCCCTTGAAACCAGCGGAAGAAGCACACTTGCTTGATACGTCGGAAATGAGTATAGAGGCCGCGTTTCAAGCTGCGAAATCGATCATCGACGCAGCATTGAGCCGAAATAACTGA